The following DNA comes from Cytophagales bacterium.
TTTTCTCGAATAGCGAGCGTATCTATCGGGTAGCCCTTCATCGGGTCTATCCCACCCGAACCAAGGATTTTGGCACCTCTTCTATCAATCTTGCACCTGTCTTAAAGCGAGACTATCCGCAAGTAGAGGAAGCCACCCGCCTGCATCGACTCTTCTTCCAAAACGAAATACCGGTGCAAATTGAGGGTCGAGACAAGGCATTCATTGAAAAACGTTTTCTCTTTGCTGACTCGCTTTTCTTCCGGGTTTTTGAACATCCATTTATCCATGGTAATCCAGCCACTGCCCTGGATGGGGAATCTTCGGTAGTGATCACACGATCTACCGCCTTGAAGTATTTCGGGACAGATGCCGCGCTCAATCGCACCATCAACCTGAGTGGTCAGACCGCTGAAATCACAGGGGTTATTGAAGACATTCCGGATAATTCGCACATCCATTTTGACCTGCTTGGCACCATTACCGGGCTAGGTTTTCTGGATCAGGCCATTGCAACGAACAACTGGACCAATCCCTGGGTCTATTCCTATGTGAAGCTACACGAAGGTGCTGATCCGGACGCCCTGGAAGCGCAATTTGATGACATGGTGGCTAAAAATGGTAATGCCGAACTTTCTTCCTCGCTTGGTGCTGATTGGCAAGAGGCTGGACATGCTTTCGAATATTACATGCAGCCTGTTTCTTCTATTCACCTTGAGTCGCAGTTGGATGTAGAGGTAGAGCCAAATGGCAGCCTGGCCTTTGTGTATGTATTAACCGCTATCGCCTTTTTCATCCTGATCATTAGTTCAATCAATTTCATCAACCTTTCTATCGCCCGATCTACGGAACGTGCCAAAGAAGTTGGCATTCGCAAGGTGCTAGGTTCATTTAGGAGTATTCTCATCGGTCAATTCCTGACAGAATCAGTATTCATCTGCTTTTTGTCATCCATACTTGCCCTTGGAGTATTGTACCTGTTCATTCCCAATTTCAATCAACTAGTGGGCACTCACCTACACTACTCTACGCTCATTCATCCAGTAGCTATTGGGGGTATACTCGCTTTTATTTTATTAACCGGCGTACTTTCGGGGCTATATCCAGCCATAAGCATCTCTTCATTACTTCCCTCCAGAGTACTCAAGGGAAGTTTCAAATCCAGCAGTAAAGGCGTTTGGCTTAGGAATGCGCTGATCATGGTCCAATTCCTAATTTCCATCGTGATGATCTCTGGGTCTGTTGTGGCATTTCAACAAATGGACTTCCTCCAAAATAAAAACCTCGGCTTTGATCAGGATAATGTATTGGTGGTAAAACAGGCGTTTAATCTTGCAGAAAACTACCAGTCCTTTCAAAATGAATTGGCTTCCATTCCAGGTGTAATGGAAATTGGTGCGGCAACTTTGCTTCCAGGTTCATTTCACGGCAGTGGCGTTTTTAAATGCACCAATCCTGAAATTCCTGATGTAAGAGCCAATACTTGTTCCGCAGATGATAATTATTTCAATGCCATGGATTTTGAACTGATAGAAGGCCGATTTTTCGAGGAGCGGTTTGATGACTCTTTGTCAGTTGTTGTGAATGAGGCTTTTTTAATTGCTATGGGCATTGAAGAAGCAAACAATCACAAATTGTATTCCGCAACAGCGGATGGCTCCAGGGGGCCAGAAAGAACCATCATCGGAGTGGTCAAGGATTATAATTTCTATTCCCTTCATTCTGAAGTTGGGCCGATGATCGTCTTTAATACCTCGCCCGGGGTTTCCTTATCCAATGTGGTGGTTCGTGTAAATTCAACTAACACTACAGAAGTAATTCGTTCAATTGAAAGGCTATGGCAGGAAATGAGTCAAGAGAATTTCAACTATTCGTTTTTGGATCAGGATCTTCAGCAACAGTATGAATCAGATAACAATACCGCTAAGATGTTCAACATATTTACGTACATCGCAATCATCATGTCCTGCACAGGGCTATTTGCTCTTGCTACTTATGTGGTCAATCAGCGGAGTAAGGAAATGGGCATTCGAAAGGTATTGGGTGCCTCACTACCACACATCATTGCTGTTTTCTCTAAGGAATTTATCATTTTGATCAGTGTGGCCTTCGTGATCGGAATTCCAATTGCCTTTTATGCTCTCAACGAGTGGTTATCGAGTTTTGCATATCACGTCAGTGTCGGTGTGCTTTCCTTTGCAATTGCGGGTGTGTTAACCGCTATGCTCGTATTGATCACAGTGAGTTATCAGGCATTAAAAATTGCCACAATCAATCCGGTGAAGGTGTTGAGGAGTGAATGATTACTTATTCCTTGGCTACAAAATAGCCCAATCCATTTTCGATTTCGCCTTTAACAAGGGTGTCTGCTTTGATCACCGTTGAAGTAACTGCCACTGCGTCTTCATGCTGTACCCATAGCATGTATTCCTGGCCGGAAACAATTTCCAGATCAGAGCCATAGTAGCCATAAAAACCAGGTTTACCAGCAATTTCATTAAGTAAGTAGGTGACGCCTTGTGAGAGTAATCTCACGTCAGCATTGGATACGGGTTTGGCATGTTCCAAGCCATGCTTATCAACTAACCTGACACTGATGTTTTCTACCGGCTCACCTGATCTGATACTGGCTTCCACCACCAATTGTTGTGTCTTCTCTTTACTTACGCATTGTGAGAAGAGTAGAGGAACAAGTAAGATTTTGAAGAAGCGAGCAATCATAATGGTGGTGTTTGAAAAGCTATCTCTAAGATATTGACCTCATTAATATACGTACCTACTTATTCGACAGATCCCTGCAAGTTGAAGGTGAATGACATGGAGCCAATGATAAGCTGCTACTCGTTCATACCTCAAAATCATCGCCATCCATGGCTTCCTCTTAATAATCCTGGAGCTTACTCACCCGGATTTACTGAATTATGGATAATTTCGGAGAACTGACTTAATTTGATTGCATGGGAATTATTGAAAAATTTGATCTCTCCGGACGAACAGCTATTGTAACCGGCGCCAGTAAAGGAATTGGACTTGCTATTGCAGAGGCCTTTGGACAACAAGGCGCCAATGTGGTGATCTCCAGTCGTAAACAGGAAGCCTGTGACGAGGTAGCGGAGGAATTCGCCAAACAAGGTATCCAGGCCAAGGGCATTGCTTGTCACATGGGAGATTTCGATACCATTCCCAAGTTGGTGGATCAAACGGTCGAGGCTTTTGGTTCCATCGATGTGATTGTCAATAATGCCGCGACCAATCCGGTATTTGGTGGCGTGGAAGAAGCTGATCCTGGGGCTTTTGATAAAATCATGGATGTCAATGTGAAAGGTCCCTGGGCACTGTGCAAAGCAGCACTTCCACACCTCAAAGAAGTCAAAGGATCTATCATCAATATCAGTAGCATCGAAGGCATTACTCCAGGTCAGGGGCTGGGATTGTATAGTGTCAGTAAATCTGCATTGATTGCGCTAACCAAAGTACAGGCCCGTGAATGGGGCAAAGCAGGTGTTCGTGCCAATGTTATTTGTCCAGGATTGGTAGAAACCAAATTCAGTGAAGCATTGACTTCCAATGAACACATCCTGAAACATGTCATGGTCAAGCAAGCTTTGCCAGATGTCGCACAACCCATCGACATTGCCGGACTGGCCTTGCTTTTGGCAACAGACGCTTCCGGTTTTCTGACCGGCGGGGTTTATACAGCCGACGGAGGTTATACCATATAACCTTCCTCAACATGAAGCATTTTTTCACCTTATTTCTGATAGCAGGCATATTTAGCTGTAGCACGCCTTCGGGAGAAGTGGCAGAAGCGCCTGAATCTTCAGGGTATGATCCGGCATTAGCAGCTGAGGTTGGTGCGGACCAATATGGCATGCGCCAATATGTGTTTGCGTACCTCAAGACAGGCCCCAATCGTGACCTTCCACAAGAAGAAGCGGACCAACTTCAGAGGGCACATCTCGATAACATCACTCGTCTGGCGGAAGAAGGTAAACTAATTTTAGCAGGCCCCTTCATGGACGATACGAATATCCGGGGCATCTATATTTTCGCAGTGGAGTCTCTTGAGGAAGCAGAAAAACTTGCCGCTTCAGATCCGGCCATCCAAGCAGGAAGCTTGGCCATGGAACTTCATCCCTGGTATGGATCAGCGGCCTTGATGAAAGTCAATGAAATGCACGTAAGAGTGGCGAAGGAAGGGATTTAGTCGTGAGAGTGTTCTCTGTCTTTCTTAAACTTCTCCCCACACCTTTTGCAGTAGTTGGCGTCCATATCCGTGGTGATCATGTCACATTCAATATTTGGACAGATCTGGACTGTACTCTTAGAGGTTTTTTCCACCATCGTCGCAGCCGTCATCTCCGCAGTTACAATTCCCGTAGGCACTGCAATGATGGCATAACCCATTAGCATGATAAAAGACGCGAGGAACTGCCCAACAACCGTCTGTGGGGCAATGTCTCCATAACCCACGGTAGTGATGGTCACAATGGCCCAATAGATACTCCTGGGAATGCTTGTAAATCCGTTTTCACCCCCTTCGATCAGGTACATTAGTGTTCCCGTGATGATGGCCAGCGTAAATACAGCTCCAAGAAACACCATGATCTTGTAACGACTTGCCGCAAGAGCACTGGTGATCACATTGGCTTCCCCCATGTATCGGGAAAGCTTCAGTATCCTGAAAACCCTTAACAAACGAATGGCGCGGATGACCACCAGGTAACTTCCACCGGCAAGGAATAGTGTTAGGTAAGTAGGCAATAACGCCAGGAAGTCAATGATGCCGTAAAAGCTGAACGCATAGCGTGTTGGTTTTCGCTCGATGAACAGTCGAAGCGTATACTCCACGGTAAACAGGATGGTAAATGCCCATTCTGCTACTTCAAAGAAACTACCGAACCGCGCGTTCATGGAAGGAACACTTTCCAACATGACTTGTATGATGCTCAGTACAATCGCCCAGAGCAGTACGATATCAAATAGCTTACCTGCTGGGGTATTCGTACCAAACACGACAATAAATAGGCGGGTCCTGAGCCCCTTTAAATATTTGTAGTCATGTCCCATCGTTTTAAAAATAGCAAACCGAAATGGAAACCAATCGTATTTTGGTCAAAAAGGAACTTACCCGAATTCCTTTTTCACGTGTTCGACCAATCGGTCACAAACGGCATTTAGCTCCTGAGCCATGTATTCGTCGCCAGTTGCATTGAGTATGCTTTGAGCCAATCCACCCACACAATCCACATAGAAGCGCTTCATTTCATCGACAGGCATCTCCTTAGACCACAGGTCCATTCGAAGCGAGTTTTTATTGAGATGGTCCCAAAGCGCGATGGAAATGGACTTGGTTTCGCTCCAGCCAGGAACATCCTTATGGTCAGCATCCCACTCGATCTTCTCGGGAATGCTTTGGTCATCCAGTTGTACTTTGAATTTGATTTCGGAGACAGAACTCATTTTTCGATCAATTGAAAATAAGCCGCAAAATTAGTGGTTAAAAGTGAGTAGCAGTAGTTATTTCCGAATTCGAATTCGTCGGGTGAATTGCTGTCCATCAATATTGAACAGCATCAAATACAGGCCTGCACTTACTTCCGGCATGTTGAACGTAACCTGACTTCCATTTTCATTACTGATCGATTCGCGATATTGCGTTCTCCCCTGTAAATCAATCAATCGAATATTCATTTCCTTAAAAGCAAAACCCGCATCAATAGCAATCACATGACCGACTGTAGATGGATTTGGAAACACTTCCAATTTAGCCTCCAGACGATCCAGCAAAAGCACCAGATCATTTCCAAAGACAAATTCTGCGAAATTGAATGCATCAATGCCTACTTCTATACCAATGAGTCTTCCTGGAATGTCATCCGCCGGAGGATGTATTCCACCCCATATTCTAGATAAGCTGGTTTGATCCGAAGCATCGCGATACGTCGCCCACTGCAATACGACATCCTGACTGGGTCCTTCCTCAAACACCAGAAACTCATTTTGTTTTGCTTCGAACTCACCTACTCCTCCTGGGAAAAACTCATCACCAGTCAACAAAGTCATTACTTCTGCAGCTGCCCTGGAAAAGGTCGAATGTCCGGACACATAACCTGCAAAAGGAGGCGTTACAAATGTCGGTCGTTGATAGGGCCACCAGTTCTCAGCCAATATCCATCCTACCCCCGCCAGGTCAGTATCAGGATCATCGATATATTCTGGGCCACGCCAACTATACAACTTGATCTTCCCTACATGTTCATCGTTATCTCCTGCTAATGGATCCCCTACTTCCACTAATTCAATCAAACCATCGTAAATAGAAATACCGTTGGGATCATAGGACATTCCTTCAGGAAAGGTACTTTGCCCCAGATCAGCGAGATACCTAATGGCGGATATTGGTCGAATATAATCGTGCCAACCCTTGATGCTCCAGGCAGCAATCGCAGCATCATGCATGGCTCCTCCTAAAACAAAATAGGCCTTTACATCCCATTCCAGGTCATCCAATACCTCTCCTTCGCCCTTGAATCGCTTTTCAAACAGTGGATGATCATTGACATAGTTGAGAATCGTAAACCAGTGGCCGGGAGGTGTTTCAGAATCCGGTCCATCAGCCCAGAATTCCGCCAGTACACGCGCATAATCCGCACGAGGCACCATTTGCGGCTCATATGGCAGTCCGGTTGCAGGATTTTCATCCCATCCCAGACTTGGATCACCCCCATCTACCAGATTGTAGAATTCCAGCATTTCAAAAAAAGAAGTAGGTAATGAAGGAACATTCCCGATTCGACCTGGTGAAATATCCCACATCACTTCATCTGCCGGATCGAGGTGTGACCCCCAGATAGCGACCAGCTCAAACCCCCACTTGTACAATGAGTTGTCTTCATCAGAAAATAAGGGCGGTGGCCCGGGATCATGATAAACAAACATTTCCTGATCCCGCATTTCAACCGTCTTATCTTCTTCCGTAAGCGCGAACGGTGACACAAACCCCCATTCCGGGCTTAGGAAATCGATGGCCCCATCGATGAGGTTTCCTGATTGATCGATGAACATCCCCAGGTCCAGTGGTTGCCAGCGATCAGGGTCCGAAAGATTTGGGTTACCCGGAATTTCAGGATCGAGGGCGTCATTGACGGTCTCATAAAAATTATTACCGTAGTTGGATGACTCATTGGCTCCATCCTGCAGTCCATAGGTTATGACATTTTCAGCAATCAGTTCTCCAAGTACGGCCAGGTCATTAGGTGGGTCAGAAAAATAAGCTCCATAACCCCATGCTTCCATTCTGTCGCGCATTTCTCTGATCAAAGGAGGGTAAGCCGGAGAATTCCTGAATCGAAATTCCAGTAACCGATACATGGCCACACTGAGGACCTCTCTGATCTCCTCTTTTCCGGCATTTTCCACCGGCACGGCTGGCATGTCCGTCTCAAAACCATGGATGGTCCTGCCTAGAAAATAGGTTGGTCGCCCCGGTTGAAAAAATGCCCAGCTATCATACATGATGATGGAAGAGTGGAACAAATTACGGGCGTGTACCGTAGGCCTTGCAAAATCATCGCGGATGGCTTGTAATAGGATTTCATTCCACTCACGTGCAATTGATGTTTCCTGCGCTTTCGGCACCTGAACAAAAGCCAGTAACAATAGTAGTAATAAAGCCCCTTTGTGTACAGATCTCCTCATTGATCATTCATGAATCATTATACAATACTCGATTTACAAAAATAAAATGAAAAAGGGGCCATCTAGCCCCTCTTCCTTATATTATCAAAGTGTACTAAACTTAATCAATCACCAATTTGCCAGTTATGATCTTCCCTTCCTGATAGATGCGAGTAAGAAACAGTCCCTTTTGATCGAGTGAATAACTTTCTTGTGGTTCATCAAATACTTGAATGAGCTTACCTTCTAAAGACCAGACCTCAAGGCGATTAATGGGCCTTCCGTCAATAATCACACTAAACTTACCTTGTGATGGATTAGGATAAACAACAGGTTCTTCTTCAATGGGTTCATTTGCATTCAATAGCAACTCTTGACTAGGATAATCGATCCCCATATCAGCTGTCCATATACCGCGTCCATGGGTAGCCATGATCACTTCACCATCTACAACTTTCATGTCCCAAACCGTAACAGCAGGAAAACTATTGGGTAGAATGTTCCAGGACGCACCACCGTCCAGGGTTTCATAGACACCAATTTCCGTTCCAGCCCACATGCGATTTGGATCAGGGAACACCAACAGGCTAAAAGTACCTACATCAGGAAAACCTACGGTGGAAACTCCATCTACAAATCCTGAGATATCTGTCCAGGTCTGTCCAAGGTCAGTGGTTTTGATAATTTTCGGTTCAGCTGGTTGGGAAAACACCACATACGCAGTTTGACGATCGTTTGGATCGGTGACGATGGTAGTAATGTTCCCTTTATCAGGATACGCCTCAAATACATTTACCGTATTGAAGACATTTCCTCCGTCTGTTGATACAAATAACTTGCGATCTGCATCCATCGCACCACCTGCCCAAACTACGTCCGTATCCACA
Coding sequences within:
- a CDS encoding YciI family protein, whose protein sequence is MKHFFTLFLIAGIFSCSTPSGEVAEAPESSGYDPALAAEVGADQYGMRQYVFAYLKTGPNRDLPQEEADQLQRAHLDNITRLAEEGKLILAGPFMDDTNIRGIYIFAVESLEEAEKLAASDPAIQAGSLAMELHPWYGSAALMKVNEMHVRVAKEGI
- the gldC gene encoding gliding motility protein GldC; its protein translation is MSSVSEIKFKVQLDDQSIPEKIEWDADHKDVPGWSETKSISIALWDHLNKNSLRMDLWSKEMPVDEMKRFYVDCVGGLAQSILNATGDEYMAQELNAVCDRLVEHVKKEFG
- a CDS encoding ion transporter, which produces MGHDYKYLKGLRTRLFIVVFGTNTPAGKLFDIVLLWAIVLSIIQVMLESVPSMNARFGSFFEVAEWAFTILFTVEYTLRLFIERKPTRYAFSFYGIIDFLALLPTYLTLFLAGGSYLVVIRAIRLLRVFRILKLSRYMGEANVITSALAASRYKIMVFLGAVFTLAIITGTLMYLIEGGENGFTSIPRSIYWAIVTITTVGYGDIAPQTVVGQFLASFIMLMGYAIIAVPTGIVTAEMTAATMVEKTSKSTVQICPNIECDMITTDMDANYCKRCGEKFKKDREHSHD
- a CDS encoding DUF4249 family protein; protein product: MIARFFKILLVPLLFSQCVSKEKTQQLVVEASIRSGEPVENISVRLVDKHGLEHAKPVSNADVRLLSQGVTYLLNEIAGKPGFYGYYGSDLEIVSGQEYMLWVQHEDAVAVTSTVIKADTLVKGEIENGLGYFVAKE
- a CDS encoding T9SS type A sorting domain-containing protein codes for the protein MRRSVHKGALLLLLLLAFVQVPKAQETSIAREWNEILLQAIRDDFARPTVHARNLFHSSIIMYDSWAFFQPGRPTYFLGRTIHGFETDMPAVPVENAGKEEIREVLSVAMYRLLEFRFRNSPAYPPLIREMRDRMEAWGYGAYFSDPPNDLAVLGELIAENVITYGLQDGANESSNYGNNFYETVNDALDPEIPGNPNLSDPDRWQPLDLGMFIDQSGNLIDGAIDFLSPEWGFVSPFALTEEDKTVEMRDQEMFVYHDPGPPPLFSDEDNSLYKWGFELVAIWGSHLDPADEVMWDISPGRIGNVPSLPTSFFEMLEFYNLVDGGDPSLGWDENPATGLPYEPQMVPRADYARVLAEFWADGPDSETPPGHWFTILNYVNDHPLFEKRFKGEGEVLDDLEWDVKAYFVLGGAMHDAAIAAWSIKGWHDYIRPISAIRYLADLGQSTFPEGMSYDPNGISIYDGLIELVEVGDPLAGDNDEHVGKIKLYSWRGPEYIDDPDTDLAGVGWILAENWWPYQRPTFVTPPFAGYVSGHSTFSRAAAEVMTLLTGDEFFPGGVGEFEAKQNEFLVFEEGPSQDVVLQWATYRDASDQTSLSRIWGGIHPPADDIPGRLIGIEVGIDAFNFAEFVFGNDLVLLLDRLEAKLEVFPNPSTVGHVIAIDAGFAFKEMNIRLIDLQGRTQYRESISNENGSQVTFNMPEVSAGLYLMLFNIDGQQFTRRIRIRK
- a CDS encoding ABC transporter permease; translation: MSRRPPKLAQYFVQWFCDDTWKDEVLGDLEEQFLDNMEKSLWLARLIYWWEAFRFLRPHILRKTQKLNHTMMTINHIKISYRNLARNKVYAFINIIGLSVGIASMILIGLYVHFETSYDQFFSNSERIYRVALHRVYPTRTKDFGTSSINLAPVLKRDYPQVEEATRLHRLFFQNEIPVQIEGRDKAFIEKRFLFADSLFFRVFEHPFIHGNPATALDGESSVVITRSTALKYFGTDAALNRTINLSGQTAEITGVIEDIPDNSHIHFDLLGTITGLGFLDQAIATNNWTNPWVYSYVKLHEGADPDALEAQFDDMVAKNGNAELSSSLGADWQEAGHAFEYYMQPVSSIHLESQLDVEVEPNGSLAFVYVLTAIAFFILIISSINFINLSIARSTERAKEVGIRKVLGSFRSILIGQFLTESVFICFLSSILALGVLYLFIPNFNQLVGTHLHYSTLIHPVAIGGILAFILLTGVLSGLYPAISISSLLPSRVLKGSFKSSSKGVWLRNALIMVQFLISIVMISGSVVAFQQMDFLQNKNLGFDQDNVLVVKQAFNLAENYQSFQNELASIPGVMEIGAATLLPGSFHGSGVFKCTNPEIPDVRANTCSADDNYFNAMDFELIEGRFFEERFDDSLSVVVNEAFLIAMGIEEANNHKLYSATADGSRGPERTIIGVVKDYNFYSLHSEVGPMIVFNTSPGVSLSNVVVRVNSTNTTEVIRSIERLWQEMSQENFNYSFLDQDLQQQYESDNNTAKMFNIFTYIAIIMSCTGLFALATYVVNQRSKEMGIRKVLGASLPHIIAVFSKEFIILISVAFVIGIPIAFYALNEWLSSFAYHVSVGVLSFAIAGVLTAMLVLITVSYQALKIATINPVKVLRSE
- a CDS encoding glucose 1-dehydrogenase yields the protein MGIIEKFDLSGRTAIVTGASKGIGLAIAEAFGQQGANVVISSRKQEACDEVAEEFAKQGIQAKGIACHMGDFDTIPKLVDQTVEAFGSIDVIVNNAATNPVFGGVEEADPGAFDKIMDVNVKGPWALCKAALPHLKEVKGSIINISSIEGITPGQGLGLYSVSKSALIALTKVQAREWGKAGVRANVICPGLVETKFSEALTSNEHILKHVMVKQALPDVAQPIDIAGLALLLATDASGFLTGGVYTADGGYTI